Within Sporosarcina sp. PTS2304, the genomic segment GCCTAAACTCCAGGAAATGAGTACAACATTAATAGATGCTGCGTTAGATCTTGGTGCATCACGTAAAGACGTGTTGACACGTGTGGTGTTGCCTTATATTAAGCCAGGAATATTTGCCGGCTTCTTTTTGGCTTTAACATATTCATTGGATGATTTTGCGGTTACTTTTTTCGTTACGGGCAATGGTTTTTCCACATTATCTGTAGAAATTTATTCGATGGCTAGAACAGGAATAACATTAACGATTAATGCGCTGTCGGGCTTAATATTCTTAATTACGATGATTTTGGTATTAGGCTATTATATGGTTAACAATAAAACAAAAACGTCGGCTAAGGGGGTGAAGCGATGAGAGGGCTTGTAGGGAGTGTTGTAGCCATTTTACTCGTTTCTTCCATCTTGCTTTTCACGAACTATCAGCTAGAGCATAAATCTGGTCAGGCCGGAAAAGATACGATTACAGTTTATAACTGGGGAGAATATATCGATCCAGACCTTTTAAAAGAATTTGAGAAACGTGAAGGCATTCGTGTGATTTATGAAACATTTGATTCGAATGAAGGGATGATGGGAAAAATAGAGCAAGGTGGTACCTCTTACGACATTTCTGTACCTTCAGAATATGCGGTTCAGATGATGGAAGATAAAAAATTATTACTGCCACTGGACTATTCAAAAATACCGAATGTTAAAAATATTGACCCTTATTTTATGGATTTGCCGTTTGATACAGATAATACGTACTCTATTCCGTATTTTTGGGGAACGGTAGGCATCGCATATAACCCCACACTATTGAAAGGGCAAACGTTTGAGAGTTGGGACAGTTTATGGGATGCTTCATTGCGGCAACAAGTAATTTTAGTTGACAGTGCCCGGGAAGTACTAGGTGTCTCTCTTAACTCTTTAGGCTATTCATTGAATTCGACCAGTCTGCAAGAATTAAAAGAAGCAACGGACAAACTAGCGACAATTGTGCCGAATGTGAAAGCGGTCATAGGTGATGAGGTGACACAATTAATGATCAATAATGAAGCGTCTGTTGCATTAACTTGGTCAGGTCAGGCAGCCGATATGATTTCTGAGAATGAAGACATTGATTATATTGTTCCTGAAGAAGGTTCTAATTTATGGTTTGATAATATTGTCATTCCTAGAACGTCTACTAATATCGAAGGAGCACATAAATTCATTAACTTTATGCTGGATCCTGAAATTGCGGCTCAAAATGCAGAATATGTTGGCTATTCGACGCCAAATGTTCAAGCTATGGCTTATATGGATGAGGAAATAACAGCTGATGAACGTTTTTATCCGGATGAAAAAGCAAGAGAAAACTTAGAAGTGTATGAAAACTTAGGTTTAGAAACGCTTGGGGTGTATAATGAGTTATTCTTGAAATTTAAAATGGGATTACGGTAATAGCGGTCTTCAGAAAATCTGATTTACTATGTAATCGTGAGGGGTCATGTGATGAAAAAAGAATTTGTAGTCATCGGATTAGGTCGATTCGGCGGGAGTATTGTAAAAGAATTGATTGAGTTAGAAGCGGATGTCATGGCAATTGATAAATCACAGGAACGGGTAGAGGAGTTTGCAAATATCGCCACACAAGCTGTAGCTGTTGATACAACGGATGAAGCGGCATTGCGTTCCTTAGGAATCCGTAACTTCGAGCATGTGGTGATAGCTATTGGAGAAAATATTCAAGCGAGTATTTTGACGACACTCATTTTAAAAGAGATTGGCGTAGAACGAATTACAGTGAAGGCCCAAAATGATTACCATGAAAAAGTTTTGCGAAAAATCGGAGCCGATCAAGTAGTTCATCCAGAACGTGATATGGGAAAACGGATTGCAAATAATCTTGTTTCCAATAATATTCTAGACTACTTAGAGCTTTCGGATGAATATTCTATTGTAGAAATTCAAGCGAATAATCATATCGCCGGTTCGTCGCTCATCGATTTAGATATTCGTGCAAAGTATGGTGTGAATATCGTAGCGATTAAAAGAGGATCTCATATTCTTGTGTCTCCTCAAGCGATTGAGCAAATTGAAGTGAATGATATTTTGATTGTCATTGGTTCTGATTTAGATATTCATCGATTTGAAAAAAAAGCATTGCATTAAAAAAACTGTAGGAACCCATATTCATGGGAACCTACAGTTTTTTTATAATTCCATAATGACTGGAAGGATCATTGGCTTTCGCTTCGTTTTCTCATATAAGTAAGGAACGAGTGTATCAATAATATCGCCTTTTAAGTTAGTAACGGAATCAGGCTTTGCTGCTAATTTTCGTTGCAATGTTTTAGAAAGCATGTATTGTGCTTCATTAATCATAGCTCCAGATTCACGCATATAGACGAATCCTCTGGAAATCAAATCTGGACCTGACACTAATCGATTCTTTTTCGTATCGATTGTTGCCACTACGATGACAAGGCCGTCTTCAGATAAAATTCTACGATCACGCAATACGACATTTCCGATATCGCCAATACCGCTGCCGTCGATGTAGACATCACCAGAAGGTACACGACCCGCTAATCTGGCAGTATCGTCAGTTAGAGCTAATACCTCACCATTAGACATGATAAAGATATTGTCTGGTTCTACGTCGCAATCTACAGCTAACTGTGAGTGCATGTCCATCATGCGATATTCCCCGTGGATCGGCATGAAGTACTTCGGTTTGATTAAACGAAGCATCAGCTTTTGTTCTTCTTGTGAACCGTGACCAGACGTATGGATATTGTTCAATGGGCCGTGAATTACTTCAGCCCCTGCACGGAACAAAGAGTTGATCGTTTTATTGACGCTTAACGTATTACCCGGAATAGGGGATGACGAAAAGATGACCGTATCACCTGGTTGGATTTGAACTTGTCTATGCGTACCGTTCGCTATACGTGATAAAGCAGCCATAGGTTCTCCCTGGCTTCCAGTACATAATATCATCACCTTATTTGCAGGTAGTCGATTTAA encodes:
- a CDS encoding TrkA family potassium uptake protein — translated: MKKEFVVIGLGRFGGSIVKELIELEADVMAIDKSQERVEEFANIATQAVAVDTTDEAALRSLGIRNFEHVVIAIGENIQASILTTLILKEIGVERITVKAQNDYHEKVLRKIGADQVVHPERDMGKRIANNLVSNNILDYLELSDEYSIVEIQANNHIAGSSLIDLDIRAKYGVNIVAIKRGSHILVSPQAIEQIEVNDILIVIGSDLDIHRFEKKALH
- a CDS encoding PotD/PotF family extracellular solute-binding protein, producing the protein MRGLVGSVVAILLVSSILLFTNYQLEHKSGQAGKDTITVYNWGEYIDPDLLKEFEKREGIRVIYETFDSNEGMMGKIEQGGTSYDISVPSEYAVQMMEDKKLLLPLDYSKIPNVKNIDPYFMDLPFDTDNTYSIPYFWGTVGIAYNPTLLKGQTFESWDSLWDASLRQQVILVDSAREVLGVSLNSLGYSLNSTSLQELKEATDKLATIVPNVKAVIGDEVTQLMINNEASVALTWSGQAADMISENEDIDYIVPEEGSNLWFDNIVIPRTSTNIEGAHKFINFMLDPEIAAQNAEYVGYSTPNVQAMAYMDEEITADERFYPDEKARENLEVYENLGLETLGVYNELFLKFKMGLR